GAAAACGTCCTTTTGGTACGTAACGTAGAGTtcgattaactgtaaatcattCAAGATTTGTTCTTCGGCCAGATTCCCAAATCTAGTTCGGTAGCGTACCCAGAGCAATACGTTGACTTCCATCAACCGCGCCACTCCTCCCTGTATATCCCGCTGTATCTGATCCAAGGAAGCATCGATAACCTCGTGCGTGTCCAAGTCCTCTTGTGTAGGTTCTGGCATCCGCGTCGCACTCGTCAGAACTTGCTGTGCCACCGTGATTGCCTTCTGGAGACAATGCGCAAGCAAATCGGCTGCGACGCCCCCCTGCGGccacgacgatgacgaggcaTCGTCCGTGTGTCGTTCCAGACGTTCCAAGCTCGGTAGAATGACGTGATCCCAATCGGCTTGCCACGATCGAATGCGTTCGACGGCCTGTAGTACTGTGGGTTCGTCCGGAGTCTCCGTGATAGGGCGTCGTAACTCTTCACAGGCCAAGAGGACGTGGGCGACCGTTTGGGAAAAGTCCTCCGACGGCGAGATTGCCGTGGGGTCGTCCGCCATTGCTCTGtctttttgtgtgtgtgtctcgGCGTACCTACGCACTGCTGGAAAGGTCTCTCGATCCCATACAGCCGTCAGCTATCCATTTCCCAATCCCCCCTTTCCCAAACAAACCTCGAATCTTTACTACCATTGGTATCCGGTATGGATCCAAAGGGGAAAGACAACCGAGGGCCTCTTCTCACCGTTCCCCCATTCCGGACTAGCCTGTCAAGTACTCGCCAAACGTCTAGTAGAGTGCGACTTCCATACACTAAATAGATGTCTGTCTTACATCGCAGGCGACTATTTTTTGTAATTACTGAGTACCGTATCAAGGATCGCCAGGGATCCGAAGGACTCGGTCTCGGAAGGCCCTTCGGACTCAGAGTCAAGTGTCGTCCGTGCAATGACCATGGGCGCGAATACTACAAACAGAAACAGTATCGGTAAGACGAACGGTACGCGAGTGTACACCGTTGCACACGCTGCAGCTACCTTCCCCACTCACTCACCGTCAATCGTAACGAAGCATCACTCTTGGTTAACGTTACGTATAGAAAAAGGGGACCCCGAACGTCAATCAAACGTCGTCTACTCTCGAGAACAACACAAGCATGCCTCCCCCGCCGACGGTAGTCGTTGCCCGCACAATGGAAAACTCCCACCACTCGGACGGCGAAATCGGTACGCGCCACACACACATTGAAGTCTGCTGTCGGATCCGACCATTATCGATCGGCAAGGAAAGCtcggcttcctttttcgaAAAGAAAACGGCCCGCAATCGCAAGGCACAGATACCCCGCACGCCGTTGCGGGGAGGATCGGCCCGACGTTTGGCAATCTCCACACCGGATCCGCAGCGTGACACGATACCGTTGGTTGATCCGTTCTACGCGTGGGACGTTGGGAGCGACGACACGGTGCGACAGAGTTCACGAACGGAACTGGTACAAGGGCGGACGCACCAGTACACCTTGGACCGGGTCTACGGCCCCGCCACGACGACTCACGACTTGTACCAGCAATCGGTGCGGGATCGGGTACACGCCGCGATGGACGGGTTTCACGCCGCCGTCCTCGCCTACGGACAAACATCCACGGGGAAAACACACACCATGAGTGGAACGAGTGTCCAACCGGGGCTCATCCCACTCTGTATACAGGAATGCTTTGCGTATCTACAGGCTCAGAACACGCCGCGTGAATACCTGCTGCGCGTATCGTACTTGGAAGTGTACAAGGAACATATTCGGGATTTACTGGCCACGTCCGCTACCGCTCCTCCCGTGCGTCTGTTTGATAGTGTCGACGGACTCATTATCAAGGGTCTACGCGAAGAAGTCGTGACGACCCCGTCACAAGTTTTTCAAGTATTGCAAAAGGGTGAAGCACGACGTCAGGTCGGCGCCACTCATCTCAATCAACATTCCTCCCGATCCCACGTTATGGTCCGATTGTGGATAGAAAGCCGGGGGATGCATGAAAAAAACGGCAGTAGCGGCAACGCCCCGACAACGCCAACCCGGTGCCTGACACCGCTTTCGTCACAGTCGTCCCTGTCTTCGTTGGCTGGTCGGGGCCCGGTTCGTGTCTCGAGTCTGTCGTTGGTGGATTTGGCCGGTTCCGAATCGGTCCGACTCACCGGCAGTACGGAACGGCGCCAGGAAGGTCACTACATCAACAAATCTCTCATGACCTTGGGCAAGGTCGTTTACGCTCTTTCCGAGGGCATTCATTCGCACGTCCCCTACCGCGATTCCAAACTGACCCGGCTGTTGCAGCCCTCACTAGCCGGCAACGCACAAGTCGTACTCGTGTGCTGTATTTCACCACTCGCCTCgcatttggaagaatccCACAACACGTTCAAATTCGCCAATCGAGCCAAAAAGATTCCGCAGAAAGCAACCATTCAAGAAACACTCGACGAAAAAACCTTGTTGCAATCGTACCGGGAAGAAATAGAAGATCTGAAGCAGCAGTTGAACGAAGCACGACAAACCAAGGCTCGTGTATCGACGCAACCCGATAGTGTAGCCGCGACGACAAGCTCTGTCTCGAGTGCCGATGCGGCGGAGGCTGAGAACGAAATTTTGGAGCTGATGGACGCCATTCAAACGATGGAAAAGCTTATTTTGAAATCACAGCCGGTACGGGCACCGGAAGATCTGCTAGATACGACCGATAGTACCGATTTTGACGAcgcggaagacgacgaacGGCTTTTCTCTTTTGTGAGCGACGCAAATTCCGTGCCGTCCACACCCACCCAGACCGGTAGCTCGCCATCGAAGGGGGTGCCGTTAGAAAAGGACATGCACGTCGAATTGTCAAGAATTCAAAGCCTTTTGGGAtcggttttgaaaaagcgcCGCGACTTGGCCAAGACACTTCCGCAAGAAGAGGAGGTAAAACATTTGCGGGCACAATTGGAACGTCAAGAAATGACAACATCTTTGCGGAAGGCCGATTCGAGTTTTTTGCAGCAACAGCTAGAAGAAAAGGACGATTTGTTGCGCGAAGTGAGCAAGGTCTTGGAAGCTGTCGAAGAACGGCAACAAGAGTTGGAAGCAGAAAACGCCATGCTTCGTCGGCAACTTGTCGAGCTGCGGGCTCGCACGAATCGATAATAGGGACTAGTCTTTCCACTACCAAGGGAACGAGTGGGCTGATTGGATAAATGTGAGCACTTCTTCTCTAACAGAGTGCGAGCGATAGACTGGCCACGACTATTGCCTCCAAGCTACAGAATCTACAAGTCAACTGACCGAGTGAAACCAAGTTGACACATGTGTTTCACAACATAGTAATGTAATGAAGCAAAAATTATTTTCCGACTGAATTCGTCTcctgactgacagtgagtgtgaCACGAAGCCACTAACTGTGCGATGCAAAAACAATATTTTCCGTGTGTTTTGCCGACTATAAAAAACCGATCGTGCAATTGCGCGTCGAGGACCCATTCCGGATCTGTCCGCTGGACTCATCACAGTCCCAAGGTTGAACAAACATAAAGGTCATCGCTTGGTTGCATATATTCTCAGTAAGATGACTGCATCTTGCAGGCGAATACGCTTTCGACGTAGGAACGAATTGCTAGTAGTGTGCTGCgcgttttcttctttgcacTCCGTTTGGGGTTGGATTCTCACAAATACACCAAGAACGAGGAGACACTCGATAAACAAGCGAgcgctttcgttttcgtcatcaCCCGCACAGCCCTTTGGGGAACAATCGTACTGGCAAGATTTCTACCGAAGCCGTGATGCGGGCTTTACCTGGTACGCTGGCTGGGAAGATCTACAACCCTTGGTGGAAGACTTTCTGCAACGCGATCACAGAGATACTCACGTACTAGTACCTGGTGTTGGCACGGATTCGCTTTTGACTGATTTATACGATGCTGGATATATCGTGTCGGCCTTTGATTACGCCACCGAGAGTATCGCGTTTTGCCGATCGAACTTGAATGGACGACTGATTGATTTGGAAAACGCCGATTGCCGAAGTTTGCCCTACACATCACAAACGTTCGACGTTGTCCTTGACAAGGGGACGCTGGACGCCATCTACATTAATGGTGCGACCAACCCAGAGAAAATCGAGAATTTACAAAAGGCCGTCACGGAACTGCAGCGCGTGCTACGGCCGGGCGGTATTTTTTGGTCCCTTTCCGGTATTTGTATCGAGGCCTTGCCAACCCTCGCCTCCACTTGGGACGGCTGGGAGTGCTTCGCCGATGGATCATTTTATACCACTAAAGATGGTTACACCAGTAACAACGTCGATGGGAGCCTTTTCGTTTGGAAAAAGCCAAGTTCTGTTGTAAACGAATAGTTACGTACCGTGCAATGCTCCTAAGCACAGCTCACTGCCAGTTCGTTTACTACAAGTCAGAGACGCCAGAGACCAGACCTGCCAAGGGGAGTAAATAACAATACTCCTTCATCGTCAAACCCGGGGGAAAACACTGGATAGTGGGGTGAAGTGGTCTCGAGCAAACATACACGCCTTCCATCAGACCCTCCGGGGGTCGCGCAAAGCCGCTGCGCTACCTCGCCAAATACCTCTAGAGAC
The sequence above is drawn from the Phaeodactylum tricornutum CCAP 1055/1 chromosome 21, whole genome shotgun sequence genome and encodes:
- the Pt-KIF6 gene encoding kinesin family-like protein (Kinesin-related motor protein, involved in microtubule-based motility), whose translation is YTLDRVYGPATTTHDLYQQSVRDRVHAAMDGFHAAVLAYGQTSTGKTHTMSGTSVQPGLIPLCIQECFAYLQAQNTPREYLLRVSYLEVYKEHIRDLLATSATAPPVRLFDSVDGLIIKGLREEVVTTPSQVFQVLQKGEARRQVGATHLNQHSSRSHVMVRLWIESRGMHEKNGSSGNAPTTPTRLSLVDLAGSESVRLTGSTERRQEGHYINKSLMTLGKVVYALSEGIHSHVPYRDSKLTRLLQPSLAGNAQVVLVCCISPLASHLEESHNTFKFANRAKKIPQKATIQETLDEKTLLQSYREEIEDLKQQLNEARQ